In the Octadecabacter sp. SW4 genome, one interval contains:
- a CDS encoding uracil-xanthine permease family protein, with amino-acid sequence MTDTSIGTAEQLRDPNYTPALHRAIPLGIQHVLAMFVSNVTPAIIVAGAAGFGFGSGSPDFPELLYLIQMSMLFAGIATLFQTIGAGPVGARLPIVQGTSFAFLPIMIPLVAGKGVDGLAALFTGVIIGGIFHAFIGTVIGKIRFALPPLVTGLIVTMIGLALVRVGIQYAAGGVPDADAHALEQAKALIMREVDGVSGLNMSETPLSYGSLLNWSAALIVIIVTLGLKFFTRGMLAISAVLIGLVVGYIYALAIGMISFGGDFGIAASWNNAAAFALPQPFKYGFELSAAAIIGFCLMAFVSAIETVGDVSGITKGGAGREATDTEIQGATYADGVGTAVAGIFGGFPNTSFSQNVGLIAMTGVMSRHVVTFGAIFLIICGLIPKVGSVIRTVPIEVLGGGVIVMFGMVVAAGISMLSDVNWNRRNMVIFAVALSVGLGLQLEPGAVQYLPEWLKVLAVSGLLPSALIAIVLNLVLPEELSDESVEEVSGGLAGHGQGSLPHD; translated from the coding sequence ATGACTGATACATCCATCGGGACAGCGGAGCAGCTTCGCGACCCAAACTATACACCGGCGCTTCACCGCGCCATTCCACTGGGCATCCAGCACGTGCTGGCGATGTTCGTTTCCAACGTCACACCGGCGATCATCGTCGCAGGTGCGGCCGGTTTCGGGTTCGGATCAGGGTCGCCTGATTTCCCCGAACTGCTTTATCTGATCCAGATGTCGATGCTGTTTGCCGGTATCGCAACGCTGTTTCAGACAATCGGGGCCGGCCCCGTTGGTGCGCGTCTCCCCATCGTGCAGGGGACATCCTTTGCCTTCCTGCCGATCATGATTCCGCTGGTGGCAGGCAAGGGTGTGGATGGGCTTGCGGCGCTGTTCACGGGCGTGATCATCGGCGGTATCTTCCACGCTTTCATCGGCACGGTCATCGGCAAGATCCGTTTTGCCCTGCCGCCCCTGGTAACAGGCCTGATCGTGACGATGATTGGTCTCGCACTTGTGCGCGTAGGTATCCAATATGCCGCTGGCGGGGTTCCCGATGCTGACGCTCATGCACTCGAGCAAGCCAAAGCCTTGATCATGCGTGAAGTTGATGGTGTCTCGGGACTAAACATGTCCGAAACGCCATTGTCTTATGGCTCGCTGCTGAATTGGTCGGCCGCACTCATCGTGATCATCGTAACATTGGGCCTAAAGTTTTTCACGCGCGGTATGCTGGCGATTTCCGCTGTTCTGATTGGTTTGGTCGTTGGCTACATCTATGCATTAGCCATCGGCATGATCAGCTTTGGCGGTGATTTCGGCATCGCGGCAAGCTGGAACAATGCAGCCGCCTTCGCACTGCCACAGCCGTTCAAATATGGGTTTGAATTGTCTGCCGCCGCGATCATCGGTTTTTGTCTGATGGCGTTTGTATCGGCGATTGAAACCGTGGGCGATGTGTCTGGTATCACCAAGGGTGGTGCGGGCCGCGAGGCAACCGATACCGAAATTCAGGGCGCGACCTATGCTGACGGTGTCGGCACGGCAGTGGCCGGTATTTTTGGCGGTTTTCCGAACACATCCTTTAGCCAGAACGTTGGTCTGATCGCCATGACCGGCGTGATGTCACGCCATGTGGTGACCTTTGGGGCGATCTTTTTGATCATCTGTGGCCTGATCCCCAAGGTTGGCAGCGTCATCCGAACCGTCCCCATCGAAGTGCTGGGCGGAGGTGTGATCGTGATGTTCGGTATGGTTGTCGCCGCCGGTATCTCGATGCTGTCGGACGTGAACTGGAATCGCCGCAACATGGTGATCTTTGCGGTCGCCCTGTCTGTCGGTCTTGGTCTCCAGCTTGAACCGGGAGCGGTGCAATATCTGCCTGAATGGCTCAAGGTGCTGGCCGTGTCCGGCCTGCTGCCTTCGGCCCTGATCGCGATTGTGCTGAACTTGGTCCTGCCCGAGGAACTGTCTGATGAATCCGTCGAGGAAGTCTCCGGCGGCCTTGCCGGTCACGGCCAAGGGTCGTTGCCTCACGACTAG
- a CDS encoding SDR family NAD(P)-dependent oxidoreductase, giving the protein MHPLKGRVALVTGASAPHGIGRAIALRLAQDGAAVVVTDIAGNVDIDGKPVQRAELLQGVVSEISGAGGTAFSALLDVTNADDIQTAIGQAIAKFGKLNIAVNNAGSLAGSDSFLSTTPEQWRSSFDVNLLGPMMVSQAVIPQMRDIGGGRIINIGSTASLGAEPGFGAYTTMKHGLVGLTKTLAAEFGPDGILCNTVCPGYIATDMHTAANTRLAAERGISVAQMKSERYANVALRDAGLPEDVANAVAYLAGPQANYVTGINLSVTGGVPFGI; this is encoded by the coding sequence ATGCATCCACTCAAAGGGAGAGTCGCGTTGGTCACGGGCGCGTCAGCGCCGCACGGGATTGGTCGCGCCATCGCTCTTCGGCTTGCGCAAGACGGTGCGGCGGTGGTTGTGACAGACATTGCCGGAAACGTGGATATCGACGGAAAACCAGTGCAGCGAGCAGAGCTGCTGCAAGGTGTCGTGTCAGAAATCTCGGGCGCAGGCGGCACGGCATTTTCCGCGCTTTTGGATGTCACAAATGCCGATGATATCCAGACCGCAATCGGGCAGGCGATCGCAAAGTTCGGGAAGCTGAATATCGCCGTCAATAACGCGGGATCACTCGCGGGTTCGGACAGTTTCCTATCCACGACGCCTGAACAGTGGCGATCAAGCTTTGATGTCAATTTGCTCGGCCCGATGATGGTTTCCCAAGCCGTGATTCCGCAGATGCGTGACATCGGCGGCGGTCGGATTATCAACATCGGGTCGACGGCTAGTCTGGGGGCCGAGCCGGGCTTTGGCGCTTACACGACAATGAAACACGGGCTGGTTGGCCTGACAAAAACGCTCGCGGCTGAGTTCGGGCCGGACGGCATTTTATGCAACACAGTCTGCCCCGGTTATATCGCGACAGACATGCATACCGCAGCAAACACGCGCTTGGCGGCTGAACGTGGCATATCGGTCGCGCAAATGAAAAGCGAACGATACGCGAATGTCGCCCTCAGGGATGCAGGCCTACCCGAAGATGTGGCCAATGCAGTTGCGTATCTTGCCGGGCCGCAAGCGAATTACGTCACAGGCATAAACCTTTCGGTCACTGGGGGTGTTCCGTTTGGCATTTGA
- the bhcD gene encoding iminosuccinate reductase BhcD — MLIVPEREIADLLTRAASFDAVERVFAAMAAGEAYNFPVIREAIGHEDALYGFKGGFDGKGMTLGLKAGGYWPHNLEKRGLINHQSTVFLFDPDTGKVAAMVGGNYLTALRTAAASSVSIKHLARKDAKVMGMIGAGHQATFQLRAALEQRDFDKVIGWNYHPEMLPNIAKVAAEAGVPFEAVELERMTEADVIISITSTFAPTVMADHISPGTHIACMGTDTKGKQEVEAALLARATVFTDEVAQSISIGEAQHAVAQGLIKESDVHQIGEVINATHAGRTSDDEITLFDGTGVGLQDLAVAASVVELAVAQGIAIEVDF, encoded by the coding sequence ATGCTCATCGTCCCCGAACGCGAAATCGCCGACCTGCTGACCCGCGCCGCATCCTTTGATGCCGTCGAAAGGGTCTTTGCCGCTATGGCCGCAGGCGAGGCCTACAACTTTCCCGTCATCCGCGAGGCGATTGGCCACGAGGATGCCCTTTATGGCTTCAAAGGCGGGTTTGACGGCAAAGGGATGACGCTGGGCCTCAAGGCGGGGGGCTATTGGCCGCACAATCTGGAAAAGCGCGGATTGATTAACCATCAGTCCACGGTTTTCCTGTTCGATCCCGACACCGGCAAGGTTGCGGCAATGGTCGGCGGCAACTACCTGACGGCCCTGCGCACCGCTGCTGCATCATCGGTGTCAATCAAGCATCTGGCCCGCAAGGACGCCAAGGTGATGGGTATGATCGGGGCCGGTCATCAGGCCACGTTCCAACTGCGCGCCGCCCTGGAACAGCGCGATTTCGACAAGGTCATCGGCTGGAATTACCACCCTGAAATGCTGCCAAATATCGCCAAGGTTGCGGCCGAGGCGGGCGTGCCCTTCGAGGCCGTGGAGCTGGAGCGCATGACCGAGGCGGATGTGATCATTTCAATCACCTCGACGTTCGCGCCCACGGTGATGGCCGACCACATATCGCCAGGCACCCACATCGCCTGCATGGGCACCGACACCAAAGGCAAGCAAGAGGTCGAAGCCGCGCTGCTGGCCCGCGCCACCGTCTTTACCGACGAAGTCGCCCAATCAATCAGCATCGGCGAGGCACAGCACGCCGTGGCCCAAGGGCTGATCAAGGAAAGCGACGTGCACCAGATCGGCGAGGTGATCAACGCCACCCACGCGGGGCGCACATCCGACGATGAAATCACGCTGTTTGATGGCACGGGCGTGGGGCTGCAAGACCTTGCCGTGGCCGCATCCGTGGTGGAACTGGCCGTGGCGCAGGGGATCGCGATCGAGGTCGATTTTTAG
- a CDS encoding ureidoglycolate lyase, which translates to MSKVITIQPLTAKAFAPFGDVLDAAGAPDKMINAGMCGRYHDRATLDFSDGKAGISLFHAQTRPFPITLDMVERHPAGSQAFVPMTQHPFVVVVAPDAGGTPGTPLAFMAAPGQGVNYFRGTWHGVLSPLHEPGLFAVIDRIGAGANLEEHFFTTPFTIVDGNN; encoded by the coding sequence ATGAGCAAGGTGATCACCATCCAGCCGCTGACGGCCAAGGCATTCGCCCCCTTCGGCGATGTGCTTGATGCCGCAGGCGCGCCGGACAAGATGATCAATGCGGGGATGTGCGGGCGCTATCATGACCGCGCCACGCTGGATTTCAGCGATGGCAAGGCGGGCATCAGCCTGTTTCACGCACAAACCCGCCCCTTTCCGATCACGCTGGATATGGTCGAACGTCACCCGGCGGGCAGTCAGGCGTTTGTGCCGATGACGCAGCATCCCTTTGTGGTGGTCGTTGCACCCGACGCAGGCGGCACACCGGGAACGCCGCTGGCCTTTATGGCAGCGCCCGGCCAGGGCGTGAACTATTTTCGCGGCACATGGCACGGCGTCCTGAGCCCGCTTCATGAACCGGGGTTGTTTGCCGTGATTGACCGGATTGGCGCAGGCGCAAACCTCGAGGAACATTTTTTCACGACCCCGTTCACCATCGTGGACGGCAATAACTAG